The region AGCTGCAGGCCGCGACCCGGGCGGTACGCCGGGCCCTGGTGGCTGCCGAAGAGCCTTTGCGGCTGATGAGCGTGCCGGACGAAGCCGAGATCGAGCGCATCCTCTTCCGGTGGCACGAGTCCCACGGGGGTCGACACAAAGGGGGCAGGCCGGTCTCCGATGTCCTATGGACACGTGACCTTCGGGTCCCCCCACATCCGCAGTTCCCCTCGACAGCGGTGAGCAGGGCGCTGTTCGAGGAAGGGACTGCCTCCGCCGACCGCGTGTTCAAGGGAACGGCCCATCTCAATACGGCGGTACGCGTACCGGAAGTGCCGTTTCCCGTCATGGTTCGCAGAAAGGTCGGCTCGGCGAATACCCGGGAGCGCCGCTTCCTCAATGAGCACGCCGTGCTGGCAGCCATCGAGCGGTCAAACGTTTCCGTACGTGCTCCGCGGGTGTTGGCCCTGGGTATCAGCGGCCTGAAGGAGCAGTTCACCATCCACTCCTACGAAGGACCGGCGGACGGGTACAGGCCACCGGATCACCCCGCGGACGGCCTCCGCCCGTACGAGGCAGACGATCTCGTGGATCAGCTTCGGGAGCTGACCTACGTCGACTGCGAAGTGCTGGATCCCGAGATGAAGGGCTTGAATTTCTACCGGGAACTCCGCGACGAGCTGGTCCGCATGGTGAACGGTCTTCCCAAGTCGACCAGAGACCTGACACGAGAACTCGGCCTACCCATCGGCTACCGTCTCGGCGAGATCCTCGACCGTCACACCCTGGTCCCGCGCCGGCCCGTGCTTCTGCACGGCGATCTGAACCCGTGGAACCTCGTGCGTCGGGAGGAGGGCGGTCTGGTCCTCATCGACTGGGAGATGGCGATCGTCGGTGACCCGCTGTACGACCTGGTCCGTCACATGCATCTCACGCCCACGCGTCCAGAGATCCGTGAGCGCCTCTTCTCCCGCTGGGCCCGTCTGTTGCCCGAGGACTGCACGAAGGGCTGGCGTGAGGACTGGCGTGTCTACCGGTGGATGGAAGTCGTCCGCTCGGCCTACGTGGACCTCGACCGCCTCGTGACCGGCGACAGTCTGGACGCCCCCAACGTCCGTCGCGCCGTGGACACCTATGCCATGACCCTGGCCGAAGCCACGGCGGCGCTGGGACTTCCGGGCAAAATGACGGCGAACCCTTATCTTGCCCGTGCGCTGCCGCACGGAGACCATGGAGGCCAACGGACAGCTGGGGTCTCCGCGGATTTCTGACCTGCCGCCGGGCTTCGGCATGGGGGAGGGGACTGCGGATGTCCGGTGGGTCGAGCAGGGCGCCCGAAAACGGCATGGGCGAGCGGCTGAAGCGTTTTCAGACGCGGTACGAGCCGATGTTCACACGTATCTTGCTGATGACCATCTTC is a window of Streptomyces mirabilis DNA encoding:
- a CDS encoding phosphotransferase family protein, whose protein sequence is MGGPPMPRPPGRPALEEAADTAYRGFVRYAKAFGEFGRGHHNLNYMVRPLAGDDTRLVGCDDGAAVTVRERIPSALPVVIRTWQDEAEILNTIWDVLPHVPRCLVKRGDVTILSYVEGVPLSRVCPNGKPVDSGLIVALADLLANLTHVRRQHLPPLPASWPHSSRDSRAFLQALAWAAEEQIRRRNWADFGGLFAMLGIPEDAMVRFAERVPALISRPFSLLHTDLHRDNVIVSYDGDPPLICVDWELATYGDPLHDLATHLVRMQYPARQWPEVIESWREVMGRRRPKAVQGLDRDLKRYVAFERAQSVYPDVIRAATSLGDSTDQQELQAATRAVRRALVAAEEPLRLMSVPDEAEIERILFRWHESHGGRHKGGRPVSDVLWTRDLRVPPHPQFPSTAVSRALFEEGTASADRVFKGTAHLNTAVRVPEVPFPVMVRRKVGSANTRERRFLNEHAVLAAIERSNVSVRAPRVLALGISGLKEQFTIHSYEGPADGYRPPDHPADGLRPYEADDLVDQLRELTYVDCEVLDPEMKGLNFYRELRDELVRMVNGLPKSTRDLTRELGLPIGYRLGEILDRHTLVPRRPVLLHGDLNPWNLVRREEGGLVLIDWEMAIVGDPLYDLVRHMHLTPTRPEIRERLFSRWARLLPEDCTKGWREDWRVYRWMEVVRSAYVDLDRLVTGDSLDAPNVRRAVDTYAMTLAEATAALGLPGKMTANPYLARALPHGDHGGQRTAGVSADF